The following are encoded in a window of Synechococcus sp. PCC 7335 genomic DNA:
- a CDS encoding AIPR family protein, whose translation MAFVKDIKIEDNAAPAAATSHIVAKRLGKKFRERFESFIHKRECKSDQSDYDIKMASRAIAAFSIYNLAVVDDATAGHSVCDSSNDGGIDALCVNHSEKRVVVVQSKFNQRGNSTWTKDDFLAFKDACEKLQLEEYARFDQILQQMASDIEVGLESQDYKFLFVMAHTGKRGAAEEILGDMQRWQDELNSAALAAEDISQDELPFQVHLVSAEDLTEWLQTGTHVNIDLDDVEIENYGKKTEPHLAFYGQISGDQILEWWEAHGTRLFAKNIRNLLGSTDVNESIRKTAVNNPEMFWYYNNGITLLVSNILPHRRNANRDTTKGTFKFSNASVINGAQTVSTIGHIFKNISEGNNTLAQIKIPARFIKVADVDNAEVATAITKANNHQNRVLGRDFASQHPEQLRISKELAVENYQYQLLRTADKNIHIDANIIDLDEALNGVACLTMSASIVAALKDKRGKFFENLDGSLYKSVFNPTISGIKVINSVVHTRIIERLISAKLSATDKSTHRKRRLIITHSNRVMTALLLNQVSSIKNATELVLPNEALLSEKLDLLVEEAEKYIEKNYTNAYPARFFVNVSKVNEILDVLKSKL comes from the coding sequence ATGGCTTTCGTAAAAGATATAAAAATCGAAGATAATGCAGCTCCGGCTGCGGCTACATCCCATATTGTTGCTAAACGCCTTGGCAAAAAGTTTAGAGAAAGGTTTGAATCTTTCATCCATAAACGTGAATGTAAATCTGATCAGAGCGATTATGATATCAAAATGGCCAGTAGAGCCATAGCTGCCTTTTCAATATATAACTTAGCTGTGGTGGATGATGCTACGGCTGGCCACAGCGTATGTGATAGTTCCAATGATGGTGGTATTGATGCTTTGTGCGTTAACCACAGTGAGAAAAGAGTTGTAGTAGTCCAGTCAAAATTTAACCAAAGAGGTAATAGTACTTGGACAAAAGATGATTTTCTTGCATTCAAAGATGCATGTGAAAAACTCCAGCTAGAAGAATACGCGAGATTTGACCAGATCTTGCAGCAAATGGCTAGTGATATAGAAGTTGGTCTTGAATCTCAAGATTACAAGTTTCTATTTGTAATGGCTCATACAGGCAAGCGCGGTGCTGCCGAGGAAATTCTAGGCGATATGCAAAGGTGGCAAGATGAACTGAATTCAGCTGCTCTTGCTGCTGAGGACATTTCGCAGGATGAGCTTCCATTTCAAGTGCATCTTGTCTCTGCCGAAGACTTGACAGAATGGCTGCAAACTGGAACACACGTAAATATTGATCTTGACGATGTCGAGATAGAGAATTATGGAAAGAAGACCGAGCCACACTTAGCGTTTTATGGACAGATCAGCGGTGATCAGATCCTAGAGTGGTGGGAAGCTCATGGAACTCGCTTGTTTGCGAAAAACATAAGAAATCTGCTAGGCAGTACAGATGTCAACGAGTCAATTAGAAAGACTGCTGTTAACAACCCAGAGATGTTTTGGTATTACAACAATGGAATCACATTACTAGTCTCGAATATATTGCCACATCGCCGTAACGCCAATAGAGATACTACAAAAGGAACCTTCAAATTTTCAAATGCAAGCGTCATTAATGGTGCTCAAACCGTTAGCACTATTGGACATATATTCAAAAACATTTCTGAGGGCAATAATACTCTCGCTCAGATTAAGATTCCTGCGCGATTTATAAAGGTTGCTGATGTTGATAATGCAGAAGTTGCTACGGCTATCACTAAAGCCAATAATCACCAAAATAGAGTTCTAGGCAGAGACTTTGCTTCGCAACATCCAGAGCAATTAAGAATCTCGAAGGAACTTGCTGTCGAAAATTATCAATATCAACTACTAAGAACAGCTGATAAAAATATTCATATTGATGCCAATATTATCGATTTAGATGAAGCACTCAATGGAGTGGCCTGTCTAACTATGTCGGCCTCTATTGTTGCTGCATTGAAGGATAAAAGAGGAAAGTTTTTTGAGAACCTAGATGGCTCTCTTTATAAAAGTGTATTCAATCCAACAATTTCAGGTATTAAGGTAATTAATTCTGTTGTTCACACTCGCATAATTGAGCGACTTATAAGTGCTAAGCTGAGCGCAACAGACAAGAGCACCCATAGAAAACGCCGTCTTATCATTACGCATTCTAATAGAGTAATGACAGCTCTTCTTTTGAATCAAGTAAGTAGCATAAAGAACGCTACAGAGTTAGTTCTGCCTAATGAAGCTCTGTTATCAGAGAAGCTTGATCTGCTCGTTGAAGAAGCCGAGAAATACATTGAAAAAAACTATACGAATGCTTATCCAGCAAGATTCTTTGTAAATGTTTCAAAGGTCAACGAGATACTTGACGTATTGAAAAGTAAGCTGTAG
- a CDS encoding transposase: MAYSSSLTDAEWEILEPLLPEVLPPKKRTKPLRWSYRELIEGMLYQLKNGCNWEDLPKDLPPYSTVFWHYNQWRKAGSFEQLMTLLHGQVREQVKKKRSGQH; the protein is encoded by the coding sequence ATGGCATACTCAAGCAGTCTGACCGATGCCGAATGGGAAATCCTTGAACCGCTGTTGCCAGAAGTGCTACCACCGAAGAAGCGAACCAAGCCTCTGCGTTGGAGTTATCGAGAGCTGATAGAGGGGATGCTCTATCAGCTTAAGAACGGCTGTAACTGGGAGGACTTGCCGAAGGATCTACCGCCATATTCAACTGTGTTCTGGCACTACAACCAGTGGCGCAAAGCCGGTTCGTTTGAGCAGCTGATGACGTTACTTCATGGACAAGTGCGAGAACAAGTCAAAAAAAAGCGGTCTGGACAACATTGA
- a CDS encoding transposase encodes MADSQAVKNTCNAGVASKGFCFYKATNGIKRHLVVDTLGFPFFTLCTPANLSDDIGLLMLLILNIEYFKSKPVNIPKITFLLDNGYHLDKLTSTLKAVYPGIMRKIRFELSPKPSKAEKTAQRKTGFVPVAVRWVIERSNAWMERCKRLTKNFERTLDNAKAQMDFCFVRLMLKRLAANS; translated from the coding sequence ATGGCAGACTCACAAGCGGTGAAGAACACCTGCAATGCCGGCGTAGCCTCGAAAGGTTTTTGTTTCTACAAAGCCACGAACGGCATAAAACGGCATCTTGTGGTCGATACACTCGGATTTCCTTTCTTTACCCTTTGTACGCCCGCGAACCTGTCGGATGATATTGGCTTGCTGATGTTGCTCATACTCAATATCGAGTACTTCAAGTCAAAACCCGTCAACATTCCGAAGATTACCTTCTTGTTGGACAACGGCTACCACTTAGACAAGTTGACGAGCACACTAAAGGCTGTCTATCCGGGCATTATGCGCAAGATTAGGTTTGAGCTGTCGCCGAAGCCGTCGAAAGCAGAGAAGACAGCGCAGAGAAAAACAGGTTTTGTTCCCGTTGCCGTCAGGTGGGTGATTGAGCGTTCCAACGCTTGGATGGAACGCTGCAAGCGTCTGACAAAGAACTTTGAGAGAACGCTGGACAACGCTAAAGCGCAGATGGACTTTTGCTTTGTCAGGCTTATGCTCAAACGGCTTGCTGCCAATTCTTGA
- the ltrA gene encoding group II intron reverse transcriptase/maturase, producing the protein MKDRAIPASEQRKLLKHWTSIHWDQVKKRVRNLRRRIYRATQNGQWNQVRSLMKLMLRSYSNLLLSVRHVTQENQGRQTAGLDGQTALTAEKRVQLVNRLQDHSLWQVLPTKRVYIPKANGKLRPLGIPALENRVAQTIMKNALEPHWEARFEGHSYGFRPGRSCHDAIEQCFLRLRHGCDTWVLDADLKGAFDNLSHSFILDTIGLVPGRELIKQWLKAGYVEAEMFHATPKGAPQGGSISPLLLNIALNGMEKLLLSFTTTRTYQPSSKAKSQSSYKRTSPTYGYCRYADDFVVTAKTKADIEAVVPILQAWLKPRGLTLNMEKTQIVNVQQGFPFLGFSIRHHKGKCLCKPQKEKILAFLKRIRSWLKHNVSISPAAVIHHLNPILRGWGNYYKHGVSKDVFSYVDSQLWQAIWRWCCRRHPNKRSSWVARKYYRTFQGRLWTFTTSVTDRTGKRKPLTLVRLADIPIQRHVKVKGTASPDNPTLEDYWQYRQTRYGKAYWEKGSKYYRVAQSQNWRCPVCHDALFNGEALHTHHRQQVKNDGTEIEENLIHLHQACHQYLHKNDVVLNGQRLERLDGITVTSRS; encoded by the coding sequence GTGAAAGATAGAGCCATCCCGGCATCGGAGCAAAGGAAGCTGCTAAAACACTGGACCAGTATCCACTGGGACCAAGTGAAGAAGCGTGTTAGGAACCTAAGACGACGGATTTATCGTGCCACCCAAAACGGTCAGTGGAATCAGGTGCGCAGCCTGATGAAACTGATGCTAAGAAGCTACTCCAACCTGCTGCTATCAGTACGGCATGTGACTCAAGAGAATCAGGGGCGACAGACAGCGGGCCTCGATGGCCAGACTGCCTTAACCGCTGAGAAACGAGTCCAACTAGTGAATCGATTGCAAGACCATTCCCTCTGGCAAGTGCTCCCGACTAAACGGGTCTACATTCCGAAAGCGAATGGAAAATTGAGGCCGTTAGGAATTCCTGCTCTCGAAAATCGAGTCGCCCAGACGATAATGAAGAATGCGCTCGAACCTCATTGGGAAGCCCGATTTGAGGGACATAGCTATGGTTTTCGCCCTGGTCGCAGTTGTCATGATGCTATTGAGCAGTGCTTCCTACGACTCAGACATGGCTGTGATACCTGGGTACTCGATGCAGATCTAAAGGGTGCATTCGACAATTTGAGTCACTCCTTTATCCTCGACACCATCGGCCTCGTGCCGGGTCGAGAACTCATCAAGCAGTGGCTCAAGGCAGGCTACGTAGAAGCTGAGATGTTCCATGCCACCCCCAAGGGAGCCCCCCAAGGCGGGTCCATTTCACCGTTACTCTTGAACATTGCCTTGAATGGAATGGAGAAGTTGTTGTTGTCATTTACGACAACGAGAACTTACCAGCCTTCCTCAAAGGCAAAGTCTCAATCATCGTATAAACGCACGTCGCCAACTTATGGCTACTGTCGTTACGCTGATGATTTCGTGGTAACGGCGAAGACAAAAGCAGACATCGAAGCGGTTGTCCCTATCTTGCAGGCGTGGCTTAAACCACGCGGGCTAACGCTGAATATGGAGAAGACTCAGATAGTGAATGTCCAACAGGGTTTTCCCTTTCTGGGGTTCTCAATTCGGCACCACAAAGGTAAGTGTCTCTGTAAACCGCAAAAGGAAAAGATTCTGGCCTTTCTGAAGCGGATTCGGAGCTGGTTGAAGCACAATGTTTCTATCAGTCCGGCGGCAGTAATACACCACCTAAACCCGATACTGCGAGGATGGGGTAACTACTACAAACATGGCGTCAGTAAAGACGTGTTTAGCTACGTGGATTCCCAACTCTGGCAGGCGATCTGGAGATGGTGCTGTCGGCGTCATCCGAACAAACGGAGTTCATGGGTTGCCAGGAAATACTACCGAACCTTCCAAGGACGGCTGTGGACATTCACCACGTCTGTCACTGACCGGACAGGGAAGCGGAAGCCACTAACGTTAGTGCGTCTAGCGGATATTCCGATTCAACGCCATGTCAAGGTCAAAGGAACGGCTTCTCCTGATAATCCAACTCTCGAAGACTACTGGCAATACCGCCAAACCCGATACGGTAAAGCCTATTGGGAGAAAGGCTCGAAATACTACAGAGTTGCTCAGAGCCAGAATTGGCGGTGCCCAGTCTGTCATGACGCCTTGTTCAATGGAGAAGCTCTACACACGCATCATCGGCAGCAAGTTAAGAATGACGGCACTGAGATAGAAGAGAATCTAATTCATCTTCACCAAGCCTGTCATCAGTACCTGCATAAGAATGATGTGGTTTTGAATGGCCAAAGGCTTGAGCGGCTTGATGGGATAACTGTCACGAGCCGTTCTTAG
- a CDS encoding Tn3 family transposase translates to MKRQWDTEELIEQFTLMPSELALLPEEITNATAHNRLGFAILLKFFQVEGRFPQHAGEVPKVITNFIAQQLALSEADYRQYKWSGRTVKTHRSQIRTFLGIRPMRQSDQQELKRWLIAEILPLGLSFEALKAQAYGQLRQLKIEPPTAKGLERLIRSAARLHERSFCKQIAAQLSAKTRASINALLNTESPLEDENSQFRQSQLSYLKTDPGRLGLNSLLKEIEKLQRTRELELPSAFFNHVVPKLVQQYRRRASTEPPRELRRHPPAIRYTLVAAFCWQREREIIDDLVTLLIQIIHRLSISAERRVERELIASFKRVNRKEALLLKIATASLKQPEGTVRDVVYPVANPETLQSLIDEQSAGETYHEKVHTRIRASYLHHYRRMVPAILDALSFHSNNEQHQPVVYALAILKRYQDSNRRFYDEDETLVIEGVLPTHWPELIGETDSNGEVRINRVNYEICVLQALREKLRARAVWVVGAGRYGNPEQDLPQDFEAHREVYYQELSQPLEAAAFIQQLKQTMQAELSQLNQGMPKNKGVRIQTRKHGWISVSPVEAQPEPPNLLKLKAEITRRWPLTGLLEMLKETDLRVNFTEQFESAATRENLDRNTLQRRLLLCLYGLGTNTGLKRVCAGIDNENYNNLLYVKRHYIHKEHLRNAIAKVVNAVLRSRLETVWGEGTSACASDSKKFGAWDQNLMTEWHQRYGGLGVMIYWHVEKKSVCIYSQLKTCSSSEVASMLEGLLRHNTEMKVERNYVDTHGQSEIAFAFCHLLGFNLMPRLKRIGAQRLYFPEVGTKATYQNLQPVLSRAIDWDLIRRQYDQLIKYATALRLGTAETEVILRHFNRSETKHPTYQGLAELGRAVKTIFLCRYLHSVELRQEIQDGLNVVERWNGANDFIFYGRSGEFASNRRAHQELAALALHLLQISLVYINTLMIQRVLSEPRWWAQMQPEDLRALTPLLWNHVTPYGVFRLDFSDRIDLEPVGSALSSA, encoded by the coding sequence ATGAAGCGACAGTGGGACACAGAGGAATTGATAGAGCAGTTTACGCTAATGCCATCAGAGCTAGCGCTGCTGCCAGAGGAGATCACTAACGCCACCGCTCACAATCGACTAGGCTTTGCCATCCTGCTCAAGTTCTTCCAAGTGGAAGGGCGATTCCCTCAGCACGCTGGCGAGGTGCCCAAAGTGATCACCAATTTCATCGCTCAGCAGCTAGCCCTGTCTGAAGCGGACTACCGTCAGTACAAATGGTCAGGTCGAACGGTTAAGACGCATCGCAGCCAGATCAGAACCTTCCTCGGCATCAGGCCGATGAGGCAGAGCGATCAGCAAGAGCTGAAGCGCTGGCTGATAGCAGAGATTCTACCATTGGGCCTGTCTTTTGAAGCGCTCAAAGCACAAGCCTACGGGCAGTTGCGACAACTCAAGATTGAACCGCCCACTGCGAAGGGGTTAGAACGCCTGATCCGCTCTGCGGCCCGTCTGCATGAGCGTAGCTTTTGTAAACAGATCGCGGCTCAGCTATCAGCCAAGACTCGCGCCAGCATCAATGCCCTGCTGAATACTGAAAGCCCACTAGAGGATGAAAATAGCCAGTTTAGGCAATCGCAGTTGAGCTATCTGAAAACAGATCCAGGACGGCTGGGTCTCAACAGTCTGTTGAAAGAGATAGAGAAACTACAGCGCACCCGTGAGCTAGAGCTGCCTTCGGCGTTTTTTAATCATGTTGTTCCCAAGCTAGTGCAACAGTATCGCCGCAGAGCGTCCACTGAGCCGCCGCGAGAGCTAAGACGCCATCCACCAGCGATTCGCTACACCCTAGTCGCTGCATTCTGCTGGCAGCGAGAACGAGAGATCATCGATGACCTAGTCACTTTGCTAATTCAAATCATCCACCGCTTGAGCATCAGCGCCGAGCGCCGAGTCGAGCGCGAATTGATTGCTAGCTTCAAACGAGTCAATCGCAAAGAGGCGCTTTTGTTGAAGATTGCAACGGCTTCCCTTAAGCAACCGGAAGGTACAGTGAGAGATGTCGTCTATCCTGTGGCCAACCCTGAGACATTGCAGTCACTGATTGATGAGCAGAGCGCAGGCGAGACCTATCACGAGAAGGTGCATACTCGCATTCGAGCGTCATACCTGCATCACTATCGGCGGATGGTGCCTGCCATTCTGGATGCTTTGAGCTTTCACTCTAATAATGAACAACATCAGCCGGTTGTCTACGCCTTAGCGATTCTCAAACGCTATCAGGATAGCAATCGCCGTTTCTACGACGAAGACGAAACTTTGGTGATTGAAGGCGTATTGCCCACCCACTGGCCAGAGCTGATCGGCGAAACTGATAGCAACGGAGAAGTCCGTATCAACCGGGTCAACTACGAGATCTGTGTGCTGCAAGCGCTACGAGAAAAGCTACGTGCTCGGGCGGTTTGGGTCGTAGGAGCCGGACGATACGGCAATCCAGAACAGGATCTACCCCAAGACTTTGAAGCTCATCGAGAAGTCTACTACCAGGAACTTAGCCAGCCGCTAGAAGCAGCGGCGTTTATTCAGCAGCTCAAGCAGACGATGCAAGCAGAGTTGAGCCAGCTGAACCAGGGAATGCCAAAGAACAAAGGGGTTCGCATTCAAACGCGCAAGCACGGTTGGATCTCAGTCTCTCCGGTAGAAGCGCAGCCAGAGCCACCCAACTTGCTAAAGCTCAAGGCAGAGATTACTCGCCGCTGGCCGCTGACTGGACTGTTGGAGATGCTCAAAGAAACAGATTTGCGGGTCAACTTTACTGAACAGTTTGAAAGTGCTGCTACCCGTGAGAACCTGGATCGCAACACTTTACAGCGGCGGCTGTTGCTCTGCCTCTATGGTCTAGGCACCAATACTGGCCTCAAGCGGGTCTGTGCGGGCATCGATAACGAAAACTACAACAATCTGCTCTACGTCAAGCGTCACTACATCCACAAAGAACATCTGCGTAATGCGATTGCTAAGGTCGTCAATGCGGTGCTGCGCTCACGCCTAGAGACCGTTTGGGGTGAGGGTACGTCAGCTTGCGCATCGGACTCGAAGAAGTTCGGCGCATGGGACCAGAATCTAATGACTGAATGGCACCAGCGCTACGGTGGCCTGGGGGTGATGATCTACTGGCATGTGGAGAAGAAGTCAGTGTGTATCTACTCTCAGCTCAAGACCTGTTCTTCTTCTGAAGTCGCTTCTATGCTTGAAGGGTTGTTGCGCCACAACACTGAGATGAAGGTAGAGCGCAACTATGTTGATACTCACGGTCAAAGCGAGATTGCCTTTGCCTTCTGTCATCTACTGGGCTTTAACTTGATGCCCCGGCTGAAGCGGATCGGGGCGCAGCGACTCTACTTCCCAGAGGTAGGCACTAAAGCCACCTACCAGAACTTACAGCCAGTGTTGAGTCGGGCGATTGACTGGGATTTGATTCGCAGGCAGTACGACCAGCTGATCAAGTATGCGACGGCACTGCGGTTGGGCACGGCTGAAACCGAAGTCATTCTCAGGCATTTCAATCGTAGTGAAACCAAGCACCCGACCTATCAAGGTTTGGCAGAGCTAGGCAGAGCGGTCAAGACGATCTTCCTCTGTCGTTACCTACATTCTGTTGAACTGCGACAGGAGATCCAGGATGGTTTGAATGTAGTAGAGCGCTGGAATGGCGCTAATGACTTTATCTTCTATGGGCGCAGCGGCGAGTTTGCCAGCAATCGGCGTGCTCATCAGGAGCTAGCGGCGCTAGCATTACATCTGTTGCAGATCAGCCTGGTCTATATCAACACGCTGATGATTCAGAGAGTGCTGAGTGAACCCAGGTGGTGGGCGCAGATGCAGCCGGAGGACTTGCGGGCACTGACGCCGCTGTTGTGGAACCATGTCACACCCTATGGTGTGTTTAGGTTGGATTTTAGCGATCGCATTGACTTAGAGCCTGTCGGCAGCGCCTTATCATCGGCTTGA
- a CDS encoding IS66 family transposase, which produces MEKLPDLSSLTPEAKDALIERLWEELQNQRKSIEGLKSRPKKTSQNSSKPPSKGFKANKAKKKGGERREASVGRAGGGRKLHANPNQRVSAHLQCCPSCHESIPLTSQHLHSRYDKIELPPIAPVVTRVERYCGECLTCGYQSVATVPPELAAGSPFGETIERFIAYLRYGHAISYQRLQQLCKEVFNLSISEGAIANLLSRVKTRLEKPLGEIQTRLQQSAVICSDETSARVEGRTEWEWVFQNEDVCLHVICPSRGANVIYAVLGEHTPATWVSDMFSAQRCHPGQQWQVCLAHQLRDTQYAIDAGDEVFAPAMKQLFLDALKLHKRRDQLAVSTRYQYRLAIQRRLRKLLSLDPSQTDGQRLKKRYETILDNLFLFLEDDSIPPTNNSSEQAIRMSALFRKVTNGFRSEWGKELFAAVRSVVNTGQRQGLSALQSIEAALSAQGSLFLPS; this is translated from the coding sequence ATGGAAAAGCTACCGGATTTAAGCAGTCTAACGCCCGAAGCCAAAGATGCCTTGATAGAGCGGCTATGGGAAGAGTTACAAAACCAACGGAAAAGCATAGAAGGGCTGAAGAGCAGACCAAAGAAGACCAGTCAGAATTCAAGTAAGCCGCCATCCAAGGGGTTCAAGGCGAATAAAGCGAAAAAGAAAGGCGGTGAGCGCCGAGAAGCGAGCGTAGGCAGAGCAGGTGGTGGCCGCAAGCTTCATGCCAATCCGAACCAAAGGGTAAGTGCCCATTTACAGTGCTGCCCGTCGTGTCATGAGTCAATTCCTCTAACGTCTCAACACTTGCACAGTCGCTACGACAAGATAGAGCTACCGCCGATAGCGCCTGTGGTGACGCGAGTAGAGCGCTACTGTGGAGAGTGCCTAACCTGCGGGTATCAGAGTGTGGCAACAGTGCCGCCAGAGCTGGCAGCGGGTTCACCGTTTGGCGAAACGATAGAACGATTCATCGCGTATCTGCGCTACGGTCATGCCATTAGCTATCAGCGGCTGCAACAGCTGTGCAAAGAGGTGTTTAATCTATCGATATCAGAAGGTGCGATAGCTAATCTGCTCTCACGGGTCAAGACTCGATTGGAGAAACCGCTAGGAGAGATACAAACTCGGCTACAGCAGTCGGCCGTGATCTGCTCAGACGAGACTAGTGCTCGGGTAGAGGGAAGAACGGAGTGGGAATGGGTGTTTCAGAACGAAGACGTTTGTCTCCATGTGATTTGTCCGAGCCGAGGTGCCAACGTTATCTATGCCGTTTTAGGCGAGCATACCCCGGCCACCTGGGTCTCTGATATGTTCAGCGCTCAGCGTTGTCATCCTGGCCAACAGTGGCAGGTGTGTCTAGCCCATCAGCTGCGGGATACGCAGTATGCGATAGACGCTGGCGATGAGGTCTTTGCACCCGCAATGAAGCAGTTATTCCTCGACGCCCTGAAACTTCATAAAAGACGCGACCAGCTAGCGGTCTCTACGCGATATCAATATCGTTTAGCCATTCAACGCAGACTCAGAAAGCTGCTGTCGCTAGACCCTTCTCAAACCGATGGGCAGCGGTTGAAAAAGCGATACGAGACCATTCTAGACAATTTGTTTCTGTTCCTCGAAGATGACTCAATTCCACCGACCAACAATTCTAGTGAGCAGGCAATTCGGATGAGTGCCCTCTTCCGCAAAGTTACCAATGGGTTTCGCTCTGAGTGGGGCAAGGAGCTATTCGCTGCTGTTCGCTCTGTCGTCAATACGGGCCAGCGTCAGGGCTTATCTGCCCTGCAATCGATTGAAGCTGCTTTGTCTGCCCAGGGCTCTCTCTTTCTACCCAGTTGA
- a CDS encoding pentapeptide repeat-containing protein translates to MSSNPTQPAFLFVLEQHVADWRQMVLPPYWLGDRRAPEYLQRIREVGGKYLRLRSANLQGVNLSGANLRKADLSSANLSSANLREVDLSDATLYCIDLEDASLVRAKLCDAKMQGAILHRADLRGADLSGANLDRAEPNKACLRGVNLHGASLFAADLRGADLQEADLHGANLFFADLKAANLNNSDLCGAVLEMTDLNQVSLVGAKVDNTRFGEGEGLSDERKEDLKQRGAIFGWDAFCEENKP, encoded by the coding sequence ATGTCTAGTAATCCTACCCAACCGGCTTTTCTATTTGTCCTAGAGCAACATGTGGCGGACTGGCGGCAGATGGTATTGCCGCCGTATTGGCTAGGCGATCGCCGAGCTCCCGAGTATCTACAACGAATCAGAGAGGTAGGCGGGAAATACCTGCGGTTGCGTAGCGCTAATCTACAAGGCGTTAATCTGAGCGGCGCTAACTTGCGGAAAGCCGATCTGAGTAGCGCCAACCTCAGTAGTGCTAATTTACGCGAAGTCGACCTAAGTGATGCAACTCTGTACTGTATCGACTTAGAGGACGCTTCTTTAGTCAGGGCCAAGCTGTGTGACGCCAAAATGCAAGGCGCTATCCTACACAGGGCAGATTTGAGGGGCGCAGATCTCAGTGGCGCGAACCTCGATAGAGCCGAACCGAACAAGGCTTGCTTACGCGGCGTTAACCTGCATGGAGCCAGTCTGTTCGCAGCGGATCTACGCGGAGCTGATTTACAAGAAGCCGATTTGCATGGAGCCAACTTGTTCTTCGCGGATCTCAAAGCAGCCAATCTAAACAATAGCGACTTGTGTGGAGCCGTCCTAGAAATGACTGATCTAAACCAGGTTTCTCTAGTAGGAGCAAAAGTTGATAATACTCGATTCGGTGAGGGTGAAGGGTTGTCCGATGAGAGAAAGGAAGATCTGAAGCAGAGAGGCGCAATTTTTGGGTGGGATGCGTTTTGCGAAGAGAACAAACCCTAG
- the umuC gene encoding translesion error-prone DNA polymerase V subunit UmuC: MPIFALCDCNQFYVSCERVFRPELETHACGVLSNNDGCFIARSPQLKTLGVPMGGPWHKYRSLCTQNNVAVFSSNYALYGDMSQRVMACLGTFTPDMEVYSIDEVFLQLDGFAHLDLTDYGRQMQRKVHQWTGIPIGVGIGPTKTLAKVANYVAKKRTTSGVFNLCDRTLQDQVLPTIAVEDIWGIGRRWALKLNAIGIKTAADLRAAEPRTIRQVFNVVAERIVHELRGTACLGLEEIQPKKNIMCSRSFGQMISEKHLLLEAIADHAARAAGKLRGQGSRCGGLQVFLQTNRFRKHEAQYSNSCTWSFTVPSRDSREIIHAARACMAQLYRPGFEYHKCGVMLVDLAPATTVQGNLFCSTDHEQSDELMALMDSLNAKMGRGTVRFAAQGLEKGKQRKSWGMRQQWRSPRYTTRLKEIVKVRC, translated from the coding sequence ATGCCGATCTTTGCTCTTTGTGACTGCAACCAATTCTACGTGTCCTGCGAGCGGGTATTCCGGCCTGAGCTAGAGACTCACGCCTGTGGTGTGCTATCAAATAACGACGGTTGTTTTATTGCTAGATCACCACAACTAAAAACGTTAGGGGTACCAATGGGCGGGCCGTGGCATAAGTATCGAAGCCTCTGTACTCAAAACAATGTTGCAGTTTTCTCTTCTAACTACGCCCTCTATGGTGATATGTCTCAGCGGGTAATGGCATGTTTGGGGACATTCACCCCGGATATGGAAGTTTATTCAATCGATGAGGTTTTTCTACAACTGGACGGCTTTGCCCACCTTGACCTCACTGACTACGGACGCCAGATGCAAAGGAAAGTTCATCAATGGACAGGCATACCTATCGGCGTGGGTATCGGACCTACTAAAACACTGGCTAAGGTCGCAAACTATGTGGCAAAGAAGCGAACAACGAGCGGTGTTTTTAACTTGTGTGATCGCACCCTCCAAGACCAGGTGCTTCCCACTATTGCAGTCGAAGATATCTGGGGCATCGGGCGGCGCTGGGCACTCAAGCTCAACGCGATTGGTATTAAAACTGCTGCTGACTTACGAGCCGCTGAGCCAAGGACAATTCGCCAGGTGTTCAACGTAGTGGCAGAGCGTATTGTTCATGAACTACGCGGAACCGCTTGTCTGGGACTAGAAGAGATCCAGCCGAAGAAGAACATTATGTGTTCGCGCTCGTTCGGGCAGATGATCTCTGAGAAGCATTTACTGTTGGAGGCGATCGCTGACCATGCCGCTAGAGCAGCCGGAAAGCTACGCGGCCAGGGCAGTCGCTGTGGGGGGTTGCAGGTGTTCTTGCAAACCAACAGATTCCGTAAGCATGAGGCGCAGTACAGCAATAGCTGCACCTGGTCATTCACCGTACCTAGCCGCGATAGCCGCGAGATTATCCATGCGGCCAGAGCATGTATGGCACAGCTGTATCGACCTGGGTTTGAGTACCACAAGTGCGGCGTTATGCTGGTTGACCTGGCCCCGGCTACCACCGTACAGGGAAACTTGTTCTGCTCTACCGACCACGAGCAGTCCGATGAGTTAATGGCGCTGATGGATTCGCTTAACGCCAAGATGGGTAGAGGTACAGTTCGCTTTGCGGCTCAAGGACTAGAGAAGGGCAAGCAGCGGAAGTCTTGGGGGATGAGACAGCAGTGGCGATCGCCCCGGTATACGACACGGCTCAAGGAGATAGTCAAGGTTAGATGCTAG